A genomic window from Dermacentor silvarum isolate Dsil-2018 chromosome 9, BIME_Dsil_1.4, whole genome shotgun sequence includes:
- the LOC119463468 gene encoding vacuolar protein sorting-associated protein 4B, with protein sequence MAVDYGRRAAAEEEAQNLAEAFRLYKQALFLYFVAAREIRVESSGYLQRTHEFIRFLGARADGDYSTASSSPSPTGQQPRLLRSGSSLSVLPAPHGHEEHKAFHTSGVVVLGEAQVRWSDVFGLEVLKRALMLNVVYPVKHPALFENAKPLSSLMLYGPTGCGKSHIGKALATEFNDSTFFYVMCQHFASKCLVGNENLTVRTLFEMVLNHAPSVLFLDELDALSGSGVSGESSGFLYRVKADFLSLLEGILFKQKVTVIGATKSPWAVDPALARVFRKWVYVPLPTDETRELMLLSGLKDVRNQMLEADIYYLVQKTDGYTCEDLTLLQREAKMQVRQKLKSATHFVKVEGYRRPGSASKTGDFLTPCSPDTPGAIRLSWKDIPKEALLEPELSLQDFEAALQKYHASVTSSELDKLDSFRTNQESNVHTVLRVDMSAFNVGHMANDDTEAVVEN encoded by the exons ATGGCGGTTGACTACGGCCGTCGCGCCGCGGCCGAAGAGGAGGCGCAGAACTTGGCCGAGGCCTTCCGGCTGTACAAACAGGCGCTGTTCCTGTACTTCGTGGCTGCACGAGAGATTCGCGTCGAGAGCAGCGGCTACCTGCAGCGCACGCACGAGTTCATCCGCTTCTTGGGGGCGCGTGCCGATGGCGACTACTCGACGGCCAGCTCGAGCCCGTCGCCCACGGGCCAGCAGCCTCGGCTACTCCGCAGCGGAAGTAGCCTCAGCGTCTTACCGGC GCCCCACGGTCACGAGGAGCACAAGGCGTTTCACACAAGTGGCGTGGTCGTGCTCGGTGAGGCGCAGGTGCGCTGGTCGGACGTGTTCGGCCTCGAGGTGCTCAAGCGGGCGCTCATGCTCAACGTCGTGTACCCCGTCAAGCACCCGGCGCTGTTCGAAAACGCCAAACCACTCTCGAGCCTCATGCTGTACGGTCCCACGGGCTGCGGCAAGTCGCACATCGGTAAGGCCCTGGCCACCGAGTTTAACGACTCGACCTTCTTCTACGTCATGTGCCAGCATTTCGCCTCCAAGTGCCTCGTCGGAAACGAGAACCTAACCGTGAGGACGCTGTTCGAGATGGTCCTCAACCACGCGCCCAGCGTGCTCTTCCTGGACGAGCTTGACGCCCTCAGCGGGAGCGGTGTCAGCGGCGAAAGCTCGGGTTTTCTGTACAGAGTGAAGGCCGACTTCCTGAGCCTCCTGGAGGGGATACTCTTCAAACAGAAGGTTACCGTCATCGGAGCCACCAAGTCGCCGTGGGCCGTGGACCCGGCGCTCGCGCGCGTGTTCCGTAAGTGGGTTTACGTTCCGCTACCGACAGACGAAACCAGAGAACTGATGCTGTTGAGTGGACTCAAGGATGTCCGCAATCAGATGTTGGAAGCAGACATCTACTACCTCGTACAGAAGACAGACGGGTACACGTGTGAAGACCTGACGTTGCTCCAGAGGGAAGCCAAGATGCAGGTGAGACAGAAGCTCAAGTCAGCGACGCACTTTGTTAAGGTCGAAGGGTACAGGAGGCCTGGAAGTGCGTCAAAGACCGGCGACTTCCTCACGCCATGCTCGCCGGACACTCCTGGGGCGATCAGATTGTCCTGGAAAGACATTCCGAAGGAAGCCCTCTTGGAACCAGAGCTGAGCTTGCAAGATTTCGAGGCGGCGTTGCAGAAGTACCACGCCTCGGTGACATCTAGCGAGCTTGACAAACTGGACTCGTTCAGAACGAATCAGGAGTCCAATGTTCACACAGTTCTGCGGGTTGACATGAGTGCTTTTAATGTAGGCCACATGGCTAACGACGACACTGAAGCTGTAGTCGAAAACTGA
- the LOC119464669 gene encoding vacuolar protein sorting-associated protein 4: MVIPVTLVNDIKAAVDLSNQAHVEDAKKQFANAIRLYRKAMESYLNAALLIRNTCAPFVERAQKLKEFSGDAEQEVVGEGIPDLQKVHQIAVLSQVLPPWCTAAGTVISGKKMNFNDDIQGIDPTKLVLTQILSDPKAKAASTILLHGPHGTGKSFLAKSLYVKYPEKSIFIVDVDQFVNGGITHDAPKMTQMLVRNYKKHNTGVLVLDGLDQLYLSDYPDVKKPVVDAVKAELLNYMKDLAEKKEYKEIVIATAFRPWLITDDMKGTFEAKINIPIPENEEARKAIIKAELGKIRVPTYKDGDIESLAKNTVRFSRYQILRIIRYALARNFNNVEAITMKEDAERLSHMVKEDMDKVSAIIKADLSEEDEPKHQEYIAANPTAN, encoded by the exons ATGGTGATTCCGGTGACACTCGTCAACGACATCAAGGCGGCCGTCGACCTGTCCAACCAGGCGCACGTCGAAGATGCCAAGAAGCAGTTCGCCAACGCCATCCGGCTCTACCGCAAGGCGATGGAGTCGTACCTGAACGCCGCGCTGCTCATACGTAACACGTGCGCCCCGTTCGTCGAGAGGGCCCAAAAGCTCAAGGAGTTCTCGGGCGACGCCGAGCAGGAGGTGGTCGGCGAGGGAATTCCCGACCTGCAGAAGGTCCATCAAATCGCCGTGCTCTCACAG GTCCTCCCTCCATGGTGCACCGCCGCTGGAACGGTCATCTCCGGCAAGAAGATGAACTTCAACGACGACATCCAGGGTATAGACCCTACCAAGCTTGTCCTCACCCAGATCCTCAGTGACCCGAAGGCAAAGGCAGCGTCGACCATTCTGCTTCACGGACCGCACGGCACGGGAAAATCTTTTTTGGCCAAGTCTCTGTACGTCAAGTACCCCGAAAAGTCTATCTTCATCGTCGATGTCGACCAGTTCGTCAACGGTGGCATCACGCACGACGCTCCCAAGATGACGCAGATGCTCGTGAGGAACTACAAGAAGCACAACACCGGAGTGCTGGTTCTCGACGGTTTGGACCAGCTGTACCTATCGGATTACCCCGACGTCAAGAAGCCCGTTGTGGATGCCGTGAAGGCCGAATTGCTCAACTACATGAAGGACCTGGCCGAGAAGAAGGAATACAAGGAGATCGTGATTGCGACAGCCTTCAGGCCATGGCTCATCACGGACGACATGAAGGGAACGTTCGAGGCCAAGATCAACATTCCCATCCCGGAGAACGAGGAGGCGCGCAAGGCGATCATCAAGGCGGAACTGGGCAAGATTCGTGTGCCCACCTACAAGGACGGCGACATCGAGAGCTTGGCCAAGAACACGGTCCGCTTCTCGCGCTACCAGATACTGCGAATCATCCGCTATGCGCTGGCGCGCAACTTCAACAACGTTGAAGCCATCACCATGAAGGAAGACGCCGAGCGGCTGAGTCACATGGTCAAGGAGGACATGGACAAAGTTTCTGCGATCATCAAGGCCGACCTTTCCGAAGAGGACGAGCCCAAGCACCAGGAGTACATCGCCGCCAACCCCACGGCTAATTAG
- the LOC119464670 gene encoding vacuolar protein sorting-associated protein 4A has product MATEKYSAAAFQTVLEKANEQATKAEQHDRDKKLPQAFVMYKQTLQTYLTVIEDMLFQCIRFQERNEDLLRIITPNDKYRKPTHPQPDRSKQDADVNDFEPTSNMNRLPGVLSITPDKPVKWSDVIGHETPKFVLKLAILDRCPIKHPVMFTGKRKTLKSILLFGPTGCGKSYLTKAMIGAAKDWVCIDVNVASLMRDAPEGAEDLYVKSLFKAARLSAWCLLVLQDVQELFKPTDKPVEEHRYQKLRQSIANEVKFINDNMTAEVTLCIATTNAPKLIDSFFATAFQKRIFIPLPRPEERMRIFKQHIGKSPNTITDDQWIELADRSSGYSGEDILSIVMHTFKDTGDLTFEELSAAIEQYKPRNAPDDIQACLKFKEEHANTSV; this is encoded by the exons ATGGCAACCGAAAAGTATTCGGCGGCCGCCTTCCAGACGGTCCTGGAGAAGGCCAACGAGCAGGCTACCAAGGCTGAGCAGCATGACCGTGACAAGAAGCTGCCGCAAGCGTTCGTCATGTACAAGCAGACCCTGCAGACCTACCTGACAGTCATTGAGGACATGCTGTTCCAATGCATCCGTTTCCAGGAGCGCAACGAGGACCTCCTGCGTATCATCACGCCGAACGACAAGTACCGCAAGCCCACGCATCCGCAACCCGATCGATCGAAGCAGGACGCGGACGTCAACGACTTCGAGCCGACGTCGAACATGAACAGGCTCCCCGGAGTGCTGTCCATCACGCCCGACAAGCCTGTCAAGTGGAGTGATGTCATCGGCCACGAGACGCCCAAGTTCGTCCTGAAGCTCGCCATCCTGGACCGGTGCCCCATAAAACACCCTGTCATGTTTACCGGCAAACGCAAGACGCTCAAGTCAATTCTTCTATTCGGCCCGACCGGCTGCGGGAAGAGCTACTTAACCAAGGCCATGATTGGTGCCGCGAAGGACTGGGTGTGCATTGACGTCAACGTTGCCTCGCTGATGAGAGACGCGCCAGAGGGTGCAGAGGACCTCTACGTGAAGTCGCTATTCAAGGCCGCCAGACTGTCGGCTTGGTGTCTCCTAGTTCTCCAGGACGTCCAGGAACTCTTCAAGCCGACCGACAAGCCTGTGGAAGAGCACAG ATACCAGAAGCTGCGCCAGAGCATTGCCAACGAGGTCAAGTTCATCAACGACAACATGACGGCTGAGGTCACGCTGTGCATCGCGACCACTAATGCACCGAAGCTTATCGACTCCTTCTTTGCCACTGCATTTCAGAAGCGAATCTTCATCCCGCTGCCGAGACCCGAAGAGCGCATGCGCATCTTCAAGCAGCACATTGGCAAGTCCCCCAACACCATCACAGACGACCAGTGGATCGAGCTGGCCGACAGGTCGTCGGGCTATAGCGGAGAGGACATCCTGTCTATTGTGATGCACACTTTCAAGGACACCGGCGATTTGACCTTTGAAGAACTCTCCGCTGCCATCGAACAGTACAAGCCAAGAAACGCGCCTGATGACATCCAGGCTTGCCTCAAGTTTAAGGAAGAACATGCCAACACTTCCGTGTAA